A genome region from Macaca nemestrina isolate mMacNem1 chromosome 15, mMacNem.hap1, whole genome shotgun sequence includes the following:
- the LOC139358791 gene encoding putative inactive beta-glucuronidase protein GUSBP11, with protein sequence MAEVPDSHLFLYPSTRCLPYWSKVGFCRPWISATGPTGQRLAPPRPSRPGTRPKQTWRRRPHAPQAAGASRDRPAGLRGRRSHPLRLADKTGSGNYDLDGGGVRGRSGAAVVWLRAGAAGRDAVHRGERVAGAQGAPPPLRLPSPLLRQPTPGLPGAEVPVTVRRGARKPSVGNGRAPPWTYRFSASSMISARTGHFVSWVWHEREVTLLKQWIQDLHTRAMLRIGSAHFYAIVWVNGVHTLEHERGYLPFEADVSSLFHVGPLPSRL encoded by the exons ATGGCAGAGGTGCCCGACAGCC ATCTCTTCCTCTACCCTTCCACACGGTGCCTTCCCTACTGGAGTAAAGTGGGGTTCTGCAGG CCCTGGATTTCAGCCACAGGTCCTACTGGGCAGCGTCTGGCGCCGCCCCGGCCCTCCAGGCCTGGCACTCGCCCTAAACAAACATGGCGCCGACGGCCTCACGCGCCTCAAGCCGCAGGCGCGTCGCGCGACAGGCCCGCAGGGCTCCGCGGGCGCCGCTCTCATCCCCTCAGACTGGCTGACAAGACAGGGAGCGGGAACTATGACCTGGATGGTGGCGGTGTCCGGGGCCGCTCTGGGGCCGCTGTTGTGTGGCTGCGCGCAGGCGCTGCTGGGCGGGATGCTGTACACCGGGGAGAGCGCGTCGCGGGAGCGCAAGGAGCTCCACCGCCTCTGAGGCTTCCCAGCCCACTTCTCCGTCAACCGACGCCTGGGCTTCCAGGAGCAGAGGTACCGGTGACCGTTAGGAGAGGCGCCCGGAAACCCAGCGTTGGGAATGG TCGGGCCCCACCTTGGACATACCGGTTCTCTGCATCTTCAATGATATCAGCCAGGACTGGGCATTTTGTCAGCTGGGTGTGGCATGAACGGGAGGTGACCCTGCTGAAGCAATGGATCCAGGACCTGCACACAAGAGCGATGCTGAGGATTGGCAGTGCCCACTTCTATGCCATTGTG TGGGTGAATGGTGTCCACACGCTAGAGCATGAAAGGGGCTACCTCCCCTTCGAGGCTGACGTCAGCAGCCTGTTCCACGTGGGTCCCCTGCCCTCCCGCCTCTGA